In the Mytilus galloprovincialis chromosome 10, xbMytGall1.hap1.1, whole genome shotgun sequence genome, one interval contains:
- the LOC143049347 gene encoding keratocan-like, with the protein MKASVIVVILCLIVQQKNCVSNCHPKCVCNPKILQCKGFNQDDIESDEFANSITTDLERIHITDGDIPELPRNLLGSCADDSSYHLNALKKLDLQNNGIKKINGNVFHCMPNLEELNLANNQWVVSTVHTRTFTNIQNLKKLNLSTAFHDEIDSIVHITHLRLVFLENPFTKLEVLALDNNKLSVYDADTANTMCTFTSLKRLNLAHNILPRLKFYHKRCMSHLEYLDLSYNSISTFESYSNPNGLLFSLDQIQKASNVSVKFFGNQFDCDCQLREFQDWLNRTEVHVLQKDKLTCHDGVLFEKSIMSVPSTEFECFSVDISISEDKSSYRSSYNTAVCVLVTMVVLLAIFLSVIAYILHVVSSYKRHSMTKKHLLSNYSSEKNENARHGNATLFTNYI; encoded by the coding sequence ATGAAAGCAAGTGTTATTGTCGTTATTTTATGCCTTATTGTGCAGCAAAAGAATTGCGTGAGTAATTGTCACCCAAAGTGCGTTTGTAACCCAAAAATTCTCCAATGTAAAGGTTTTAATCAAGATGACATTGAAAGTGATGAATTTGCGAACTCAATTACAACTGATCTTGAAAGAATTCATATAACAGATGGGGATATTCCTGAATTGCCAAGAAATCTTCTTGGATCATGTGCTGACGACTCCAGTTATCATCTGAATGCTTTGAAAAAGTTAGACTTACAAAACAATGGGATAAAGAAAATCAATGGAAATGTATTCCACTGCATGCCAAATTTGGAAGAGTTGAACCTGGCAAATAATCAGTGGGTGGTTTCTACAGTGCACACAAGGACatttacaaatattcaaaatttgaaaaagttgAACTTAAGTACTGCTTTCCATGACGAGATTGACAGTATAGTTCATATCACCCATCTTCGGCTTGTGTTCTTGGAAAATCCATTCACAAAACTTGAAGTATTAGCACTTGACAACAACAAATTATCGGTTTATGATGCAGATACTGCTAATACAATGTGTACATTTACATCACTAAAGAGATTAAATCTTGCTCACAACATACTTCCGCGCTTGAAGTTTTATCATAAGAGGTGTATGTCACATCTGGAATACCTCGATTTATCTTATAATAGTATAAGTACATTCGAATCATATTCCAACCCTAATGGGCTACTATTTTCACTAGATCAGATTCAGAAAGCATCAAATGTTTCTGTCAAATTCTTTGGAAATCAATTCGACTGTGATTGCCAGTTGCGAGAATTCCAGGACTGGTTAAATAGAACAGAAGTCCATGTATTACAGAAAGACAAACTGACATGTCATGATGGTGTGCTCTTTGAAAAGTCCATAATGTCAGTCCCGTCAACTGAATTTGAGTGTTTCTCGGTGGATATTAGCATCTCTGAGGACAAGAGCAGTTACCGTTCTAGTTATAATACAGCCGTTTGTGTTTTGGTAACAATGGTCGTCTTGCTTGCTATATTCCTGAGTGTAATTGCCTATATTCTACATGTTGTTAGTTCATACAAGAGACATTCAATGACCAAGAAGCATTTGTTAAGTAATTAttcatcagaaaaaaatgaaaatgcaagACATGGAAATGCTACCTTGTTTACAAATTATATCTAG